The following proteins are encoded in a genomic region of Amphiura filiformis chromosome 18, Afil_fr2py, whole genome shotgun sequence:
- the LOC140139253 gene encoding solute carrier organic anion transporter family member 5A1-like — MTPATLLGVASCGVFLKKFPLAVRGFARLAVITTSGAIVTGSFLLATGCNSSPIAGLSVGYHNTLEGIQPIPQPLPNLTATCNADCSCESSNYNPVCGGDGITYVTPCHAGCREQHVLHDDVGHGYKFYADCSCIQPYEDVDVTTPSTPPLDYALDGQCDDDCDMLVLFAVLYAIVIFINSWFKNPAIMLILRVVHEDDRTIALGFNSVCMKLLGFLPAPIYFGVAIESTCVLWNKSCGQTGDCLLYDLTKFRYVFIGLFLALKCVSLTGFSIVAILAEKAHAKEMKRFKALPTSDDANQADVNMNKRNRSVKDKSEV; from the exons ATGACGCCTGCTACGCTTCTGGGCGTTGCTAGCTGCGGGGTATTTCTGAAAAAGTTCCCGTTGGCAGTTCGTGGATTTGCCCGTCTAGCTGTTATTACAACAAGTGGAGCAATCGTGACTGGGTCGTTCCTGTTAGCGACTGGTTGTAACTCTTCGCCTATCGCTGGGTTATCAGTAGGCTATCACAATACTTTGGAAGGCATTCA ACCCATTCCTCAGCCTCTTCCCAACCTTACTGCTACTTGTAATGCTGATTGTTCCTGCGAGAGTAGCAATTATAATCCAGTCTGTGGTGGAGACGGAATAACGTACGTCACACCATGTCATGCTGGATGCAGGGAGCAACATGTTTTACATGACGATGTCGGGCATGGATATAAG TTTTATGCAGACTGTTCCTGTATCCAACCTTATGAAGACGTTGATGTGACAACACCGAGTACACCACCATTGGATTATGCCCTTGATGGTCAGTGTGATGACGACTGTGATATGCTTGTTCTATTTGCGGTTCTCTATGCCATCGTTATTTTCATCAACTCGTGGTTCAAGAATCCAGCAATTATGTTGATACTCAG AGTTGTACACGAAGATGACCGGACAATCGCCTTGGGTTTCAACAGTGTATGCATGAAGTTACTTG GCTTTTTACCAGCACCTATCTACTTTGGTGTAGCCATTGAATCAACATGTGTTTTATGGAATAAATCGTGCGGCCAGACTGGCGACTGTTTGCTTTATGATCTCACCAAATTTCGATATGTTTTCATTGGTTTATTCCTTGCCTTGAAGTGTGTTAGTCTTACTGGGTTCTCCATTGTGGCTATTCTTGCAGAGAAAGCACATGCAAAGGAGATG aaACGTTTCAAAGCTCTTCCTACATCTGATGATGCAAATCAGGCTGACGTCaatatgaacaaaagaaatagatcGGTAAAAGACAAATCCGAAGTATAA